The region AAGGGGCTATTCTGACTGGGGCACACCTGCAAAAAGCTAATCTTGAGGAGGCGCATTTGCAAAGAGTCAATCTTGTCAAAGCACACCTGCAAAAAGCTCAGACTCGCATATCTACAAGAGGCTGAGCTCTGGTTTACGCTTCTACAAGGGACTGAGCTTAGCATGGCACGGCTACAAGGAACAGATCTTTACAATGCACAGTTACAAGGGGCCGATCTTTACGCTACAAATCTGCAAAAAGCTGATCTTTGCGAGGCAGGATTACAAGGGGTTGATCTTGACAGGGCACATCTGCAGGGAGCCGATCTTCGGAAGGCACATCTGCAAGGTGCTTTTCTTGGTGGAGCACACCTACAAGGTG is a window of Gemmatimonadota bacterium DNA encoding:
- a CDS encoding pentapeptide repeat-containing protein, coding for MSKHTCKKLRLAYLQEAELWFTLLQGTELSMARLQGTDLYNAQLQGADLYATNLQKADLCEAGLQGVDLDRAHLQGADLRKAHLQGAFLGGAHLQGVFLDETHLEGVISTNWSPSTFFEDRIRNQIGTKTDLSGAIFADASSQRDADSIEQFLKDSGAIIKAYTKEEAEQWIAEYKKAMSEVPEDDS